The following coding sequences lie in one Sinorhizobium fredii USDA 257 genomic window:
- a CDS encoding CsbD family protein: MGSAKDKVAGKANELAGKAKQAAGDATDNNSLRAKGAAQKAKGGAQQAKGKLKDAAKDAVDKT, from the coding sequence ATGGGCAGTGCAAAGGACAAAGTGGCCGGCAAGGCCAATGAGCTCGCTGGTAAGGCCAAGCAGGCCGCAGGCGATGCAACCGACAACAACTCGCTCCGCGCCAAGGGCGCGGCGCAAAAGGCAAAGGGCGGTGCCCAGCAAGCCAAGGGAAAGCTAAAGGACGCAGCTAAGGACGCTGTCGACAAGACTTAA